One Purpureocillium takamizusanense chromosome 1, complete sequence genomic window carries:
- a CDS encoding uncharacterized protein (COG:S~EggNog:ENOG503NZZZ), translating to MDSLGKAFKTGLAKAYAAGQQQVQQRVSKLQDQSSSSKPPQGYGYGGGAQYGAGHHNANPPQVQSASAHDSPETVARNETVSSSNHPALSTGEAASYAQDGIGQLSTDLGKLNVSPQPPGSQPPPPLKSSPRATKRTLEPIKAKGEPNGVVRFCSETRVVDYALDWYHLEGVPSYLICTRCHADNVKNTVLESSFIRIKRPDGSSSICGFHHPRVKDVLWPSSLRSNDTTSLRAFMQKRLDIPACKGASVVTADDGLKWFGMAANDIDGFIACEACYEDSVVGSSFETRFTPYQQQGPNDKWICDMQIPYIMRAAMDFSRRNDWQGFVAVATKRCQLPVCEGKEVDLNSLTWYLSRRGIDNFHVCETCYLDKLAYTGFKDEFEAHPPKTGFDAWMDMLGKRRTCDLSSSKLPIAFALETALFTKDFDDFARRAAKISSLVPCTANGIIRGNWWTISGGCADFSICEACHTGIVQAHELDSFFEPVTRDAEATIVCSFCVTSPRFKQYMGKFIQAFDTGIFHPFTDFVAKFAGVQACAGVKSREKAKWWGYPEALFCENCYLSFVADTPLGSKLTFEGEYDERFQICQVWSPRMRGMWLKACEAGTPGSDESNAALNEFKEFASRRLQVWIQTVPRIEFIQQMKQMRMMNAMHQGQLSLMYSGMNSMAVLSDTTDGNLHGNSSIGWYETEHGATGAQLFNNMQSGMANANRGDEWAEVLRLSQMWTEVE from the exons ATGGACTCCCTCGGCAAGGCGTTCAAGACCGGCTTAGCCAAGGCCTatgccgccggccagcagcaggtccagcAGCGAGTGTCGAAGCTGCAGGATCAATCGAGTTCCTCCAAACCGCCGCAGGGATacggctacggcggcggcgcacagTACGGCGCTGGCCATCACAACGCCAACCCC CCCCAGGTCcagtcggcctcggcgcacGACTCGCCTGAAACCGTTGCCCGGAACGAGACGGTATCCAGCAGTAACCATCCGGCTCTCTCAACCGGTGAGGCTGCCAGCTATGCTCAAGACGGCATCGGGCAATTGTCCACCGACTTGGGTAAGCTGAATGTCAGTCCTCAACCTCCGGGCTcccagccaccgccgccattgaAGTCCTCACCACGAGCTACGAAGAGGACACTGGAGCccatcaaggccaagggcgaaCCAAACGGTGTTGTCCGGTTCTGCTCTGAGACCAGAGTGGTGGACTACGCTCTCGATTGGTATCACCTGGAAGGCGTACCATCCTATCTCATCTGTACCCGTTGCCACGCGGATAATGTAAAGAATACCGTCTTGGAGTCAAGTTTCATTCGCATAAAGCGACCAGACGGTTCGTCTTCTATTTGCGGCTTTCATCACCCACGCGTCAAGGACGTTTTatggccgtcgtctctcCGTTCGAACGATACAACTTCGCTGCGGGCCTTTATGCAGAAGCGCCTTGACATCCCTGCCTGCAAAGGTGCAagcgtcgtcaccgccgacgatggtTTGAAGTGGTTTGGCATGGCAGCCAACGACATAGACGGCTTCATTGCCTGCGAGGCCTGCTACGAAGACTCAGTAGTAGGTTCGAGTTTTGAGACGAGATTTACGCCATATCAACAGCAGGGCCCCAACGACAAGTGGATCTGCGACATGCAGATCCCGTACATtatgcgcgccgccatggactTTTCCAGACGTAACGACTGGCAAGGCTTCGTGGCAGTCGCGACTAAACGTTGCCAACTGCCCGTCtgcgagggcaaggaggtcGACTTGAACTCGCTCACGTGGTATCTGTCGCGACGAGGCATCGATAACTTCCATGTTTGCGAGACATGCTACCTGGACAAGCTCGCATATACAGGGTTCAAGGACGAGTTTGAAGCTCACCCACCGAAAACAGGCTTTGACGCATGGATGGATATGCTCGGGAAGAGAAGAACCTGCGATTTGTCAAGCAGCAAGCTGCCAATAGCGTTCGCTCTTGAAACGGCACTCTTTACAAAAGACTTTGACGACTTTGCACGACGTGCAGCCAAGATCTCCAGCCTTGTGCCGTGTACGGCAAATGGGATCATACGAGGCAACTGGTGGACAATATCCGGTGGATGCGCGGACTTCAGCATTTGCGAAGCTTGCCACACGGGCATCGTACAGGCGCACGAGCTCGACAGCTTTTTCGAGCCAGTCACGCGGGACGCTGAGGCAACGATAGTCTGCAGCTTTTGCGTCACCAGTCCACGGTTCAAGCAGTACATGGGCAAATTTATCCAGGCATTCGATACGGGGATTTTCCACCCTTTCACGGATTTCGTCGCCAAGTTTGCGGGGGTCCAGGCTTGTGCAGGTGTCAAGAGTCGGGAGAAGGCGAAGTGGTGGGGATACCCCGAGGCACTCTTTTGCGAGAACTGCTACCTCAGCTTTGTTGCCGACACGCCGCTGGGCAGTAAGCTCACGTTCGAAGGCGAGTACGACGAGCGTTTCCAGATATGTCAAGTCTGGTCGCCTCGAATGCGCGGCATGTGGCTGAAGGCATGTGAGGCCGGGACTCCGGGCTCCGACGAGTCTAACGCCGCTCTCAATGAGTTCAAAGAGTTTGCAAGTCGGCGACTGCAAGTCTGGATCCAGACAGTCCCCAGGATTGAGTTCATACAGCAGATGAAAcagatgaggatgatgaaCGCGATGCATCAGGGGCAGCTGAGTCTCATGTACTCGGGCATGAACAGCATGGCGGTATTGAGCGACACCACGGACGGCAACCTGCACGGCAATAGCTCCATTGGGTGGTACGAAACGGAACACGGGGCCACGGGAGCGCAACTTTTCAACAATATGCAATCAGGAATGGCTAACGCGAACCGCGGAGATGAATGGGCGGAAGTCTTGCGGCTTTCACAGATGTGGACTGAGGTTGAATAG